A stretch of the Desulforamulus ferrireducens genome encodes the following:
- the ltrA gene encoding group II intron reverse transcriptase/maturase encodes MERVVARDNMLYALYRVETNKGAAGIDGMTIESLRPFLKDQWPVIREQLLKGTYQPKPVRRVEIPKPDGGTRLLGIPTVIDRLIQQALLQKMNDIFEPTFVPFSFGFRPHKRAHSAVELAREYIKEGYRWVVDMDLEKFFDKVNHDILMSKVARRIQDKRVLLLIRRYLQAGVMVNGCCIATGEGTPQGGPLSPLLANIMLNELDLELCRRGHRFVRYADDCNIYVKSRRAGERVMASVKKFVEERLKLKVNMQKSAVDRPWKRKFLGFSFTWDKEPKIRIAPKTKKRFMDKIRELTNRSKSQSMNKRIKAINTYIVGWIGYYRLADTRSVFQSLDEWLRRRLRMCYLKQWKKPKTKRKKLVALGIPPEWAMLISASRKGYWRLSNTPQVNKALGLAFWQEQGLKSLVERYNELRSTT; translated from the coding sequence ATGGAACGGGTGGTAGCAAGGGACAATATGCTATATGCGCTATACCGGGTGGAGACTAACAAAGGAGCAGCTGGAATAGATGGAATGACGATAGAATCCCTTCGTCCATTCCTCAAAGACCAGTGGCCCGTAATTAGAGAACAACTCCTAAAAGGAACCTACCAACCAAAACCAGTACGTCGAGTCGAAATCCCGAAACCAGACGGAGGAACAAGGTTGTTGGGAATACCAACGGTAATAGACCGCCTAATCCAACAGGCCCTTCTACAGAAAATGAACGACATCTTTGAACCAACCTTTGTCCCATTTAGCTTCGGCTTTCGCCCCCACAAAAGAGCACATTCGGCAGTAGAACTGGCAAGAGAATACATCAAGGAAGGATACAGGTGGGTAGTGGACATGGACTTGGAGAAATTCTTCGACAAGGTCAACCACGACATACTTATGTCAAAGGTGGCCAGAAGAATCCAAGACAAAAGGGTGTTACTGCTCATTCGGAGATACCTCCAAGCCGGGGTAATGGTAAACGGATGCTGCATAGCAACCGGAGAAGGAACCCCTCAAGGAGGACCGTTAAGTCCACTCTTAGCCAACATCATGCTGAATGAACTGGATTTAGAACTCTGCAGGAGAGGGCACAGATTCGTCAGATATGCAGATGACTGCAACATTTACGTAAAGAGCCGAAGAGCCGGGGAAAGAGTCATGGCGAGTGTCAAAAAGTTTGTAGAAGAGAGACTAAAACTTAAAGTCAATATGCAAAAGAGTGCAGTAGACAGGCCGTGGAAGAGGAAATTTCTAGGATTTTCATTTACGTGGGACAAAGAACCCAAAATCAGAATAGCCCCAAAGACGAAAAAGCGATTCATGGACAAAATACGGGAGCTAACCAACCGAAGCAAAAGCCAGTCAATGAACAAAAGAATCAAGGCAATCAACACCTATATAGTCGGGTGGATTGGCTACTACAGGTTAGCTGATACGAGAAGCGTATTTCAATCCCTTGATGAATGGCTAAGACGGCGACTACGAATGTGCTACTTAAAACAATGGAAGAAACCAAAGACCAAAAGAAAGAAATTAGTAGCGCTGGGGATACCGCCAGAATGGGCAATGCTGATAAGTGCGTCACGTAAGGGATACTGGAGATTATCAAACACGCCACAAGTAAACAAAGCCCTCGGTCTCGCCTTTTGGCAAGAACAAGGGCTTAAAAGTTTAGTTGAAAGATACAACGAACTTCGTTCCACAACATGA
- a CDS encoding protein arginine kinase produces MSLKETVSNPYSKWLDASGPESDVIISSRVRIARNLVGYPFPHLLGYDNADKIIYAVQSAILSSTIQKAVGELELSRMTELSPTERQILVEKHLISPDMLEHPEKRAVVLSTNEVVGIMVNEEDHLRIQCLLPGLQLKECWELANSVDDGLEQILDFAFTEEMGYLTSCPTNVGTGLRASVMLHLPALVMTQQINSILTTLSKLGLTVRGLYGEGTQATGNLFQVSNQVTLGLTEDEIIDNLIMVAMQLVTQERAARRALYKEQKYQIEDRVWRAYGLLKYARTITSMDAMNLLSDLRLGVDLNIIPNIPRGLVMELIVMTRPAFLNKLKGEELNPAQRDIYRATLIREKLNSLSS; encoded by the coding sequence ATGTCCTTGAAAGAGACGGTGAGTAATCCCTATAGTAAGTGGCTGGATGCTTCCGGTCCGGAAAGTGATGTTATTATCAGTAGTCGGGTAAGAATAGCCAGGAATTTGGTAGGGTACCCCTTTCCGCACTTACTGGGATATGATAATGCAGATAAAATTATCTATGCTGTGCAATCAGCCATATTAAGTTCAACCATCCAGAAAGCCGTTGGTGAGTTAGAGTTGTCCCGGATGACAGAATTATCACCTACGGAAAGACAAATACTAGTGGAGAAACATTTAATCAGCCCGGATATGTTAGAGCATCCGGAAAAAAGGGCTGTGGTACTTAGCACTAATGAAGTTGTGGGCATTATGGTCAATGAAGAGGATCATCTGCGCATCCAGTGTTTGTTACCAGGGTTGCAATTAAAGGAATGCTGGGAACTGGCCAATTCTGTAGATGATGGTTTGGAGCAAATCTTAGATTTTGCCTTTACCGAAGAAATGGGTTATCTGACCTCTTGTCCAACTAATGTAGGCACAGGATTACGAGCCTCGGTTATGCTTCATTTACCTGCCCTGGTCATGACCCAGCAGATTAACTCAATTTTGACAACCTTATCTAAACTGGGTCTAACTGTCAGAGGGCTATATGGTGAAGGGACCCAGGCCACAGGTAATCTATTTCAAGTATCCAATCAGGTGACCCTGGGACTTACCGAGGATGAAATAATTGATAATTTAATCATGGTGGCTATGCAGTTGGTTACTCAGGAAAGGGCAGCTCGCAGAGCTTTGTACAAGGAACAGAAATATCAGATTGAAGATCGGGTGTGGCGGGCCTATGGTCTATTAAAATATGCCAGAACCATCACCTCCATGGACGCCATGAATCTGTTATCTGATTTGCGCCTGGGGGTAGATTTGAACATTATCCCCAATATTCCCCGGGGCTTAGTGATGGAATTAATTGTTATGACCCGGCCGGCTTTTCTCAATAAATTAAAGGGCGAGGAACTTAATCCCGCGCAAAGGGATATTTATCGGGCCACCCTGATCAGGGAAAAATTAAATTCTTTATCATCCTAA
- a CDS encoding CtsR family transcriptional regulator produces the protein MANISELIERYIKGLLQESQKDYVELQRNELAAQFNCVPSQINYVLSTRFNVENGFIVESRRGGGGYIRIVRVPLEQHGDTAAQIYRLVGDEISQSQAEKIIKRLAEEEIITLREARIFKAVVDRNSLRLDLPWRDNLRAQLLRVMLAAVLRES, from the coding sequence ATGGCCAATATTTCGGAGCTGATTGAACGTTATATTAAAGGGCTACTGCAAGAGAGTCAAAAGGACTATGTAGAACTACAAAGAAATGAATTGGCGGCCCAGTTTAATTGTGTTCCATCCCAAATTAATTATGTACTGTCCACCCGCTTCAATGTTGAAAATGGGTTTATTGTGGAAAGTCGCCGGGGAGGCGGCGGTTATATTCGTATTGTTAGGGTCCCCTTAGAGCAGCATGGGGACACGGCAGCCCAAATATATCGTTTAGTGGGAGATGAAATAAGTCAATCCCAGGCAGAAAAAATAATAAAACGCTTAGCCGAGGAAGAAATCATTACCCTGAGGGAGGCCCGAATTTTTAAAGCGGTGGTGGATCGCAATTCACTACGTTTAGATTTACCTTGGCGTGATAATTTGCGAGCGCAATTACTGCGGGTTATGCTAGCCGCGGTATTGAGGGAAAGTTGA
- the radA gene encoding DNA repair protein RadA, whose amino-acid sequence MRKKTTYACQACGHQSARWLGRCPGCGQWNTMVEERTEAPVKTVRGLSGSGPVPVTDIVTTSEERYPTGLSELDRVLGGGVVPGSLVLVGGDPGIGKSTLLLQVAAALAARIGKVLYVSGEESAQQIKMRAERIGALHSHLLLMSETDMSGIEKVIQESKPSAVILDSIQTVYYPEVSSAPGSVAQVRECTAILMRLAKGTGIPVFVVGHVTKEGTLAGPRVLEHMVDTVLYFEGERHQAYRILRTVKNRFGSTNELGIFEMRGQGLVEILNPSELFMNQRPEAVPGSAIIPSLEGSRPLLVEIQALVCPTAFGTPRRMTSGLDYNRVALIMAVLERRVGLRLSNYDAYVSAVGGVKLDEPAADLAVALAIASSFKERPLQNHLVLVGEVGLTGEIRPVSGMDKRLHEAAKLGFKLCIGPARERQSLDIIEYSGVQSIQEAVEAAMGR is encoded by the coding sequence TTGCGCAAGAAAACCACCTATGCTTGTCAGGCTTGTGGCCACCAGTCTGCCAGGTGGTTGGGGCGTTGCCCCGGCTGTGGCCAGTGGAATACCATGGTGGAGGAAAGGACCGAAGCACCTGTTAAAACGGTGCGTGGTCTTAGTGGTAGCGGTCCCGTACCTGTGACCGATATCGTCACCACCAGCGAGGAACGGTATCCCACCGGTCTAAGTGAGTTAGATCGGGTGCTGGGAGGGGGAGTGGTACCAGGTTCCTTGGTTTTGGTAGGGGGAGACCCCGGTATTGGCAAATCCACCCTGCTACTGCAAGTAGCTGCTGCTCTGGCGGCAAGGATAGGTAAGGTGCTTTATGTATCCGGAGAAGAATCTGCCCAACAAATTAAAATGCGAGCTGAACGCATTGGGGCTTTACATAGCCATTTACTATTAATGTCTGAAACAGATATGTCCGGCATAGAGAAAGTGATTCAGGAAAGTAAACCCAGTGCGGTTATACTAGACTCTATCCAGACGGTATATTACCCTGAGGTATCCTCCGCTCCGGGCAGTGTGGCCCAGGTTCGGGAGTGTACGGCTATTCTCATGCGCCTGGCCAAGGGGACGGGTATTCCTGTGTTTGTGGTGGGGCATGTAACCAAAGAGGGTACTTTGGCTGGACCCAGGGTTTTAGAACATATGGTAGATACGGTACTTTATTTTGAGGGGGAGCGTCATCAAGCCTACCGCATTCTGCGCACGGTAAAAAATCGCTTTGGCTCCACCAATGAATTGGGTATCTTTGAAATGAGGGGACAAGGACTGGTGGAAATCCTTAATCCCTCGGAACTATTTATGAACCAGCGACCGGAGGCTGTACCTGGCTCGGCAATTATTCCCAGTTTAGAAGGTAGTCGACCTCTCTTAGTTGAAATTCAAGCCTTGGTTTGTCCCACCGCCTTTGGCACTCCCCGCAGGATGACCTCGGGGCTGGATTACAACCGGGTGGCCTTAATTATGGCGGTGTTGGAGCGACGAGTAGGGCTAAGGCTATCTAACTATGACGCCTATGTCAGCGCTGTGGGTGGTGTCAAGCTGGACGAACCGGCGGCGGATCTGGCGGTGGCTCTGGCCATTGCCTCCAGCTTCAAGGAGAGACCTTTGCAGAATCATCTGGTGCTGGTGGGTGAAGTGGGTTTAACCGGGGAAATCAGACCGGTGTCAGGTATGGATAAAAGATTGCATGAGGCAGCTAAATTGGGTTTTAAGCTTTGTATTGGTCCAGCTAGAGAAAGGCAAAGTTTGGACATAATAGAGTATAGCGGTGTGCAATCCATTCAAGAGGCAGTGGAGGCCGCCATGGGGCGGTAA
- a CDS encoding ATP-dependent Clp protease ATP-binding subunit, producing the protein MFQRFTERAQKVLILAQEEARRLRYPYIGTEHILLGLIKEGEGIAAKALEQMNISGEKVRAAVEQMVETGDQAVLGDIPPTPRAKKVLELAVEESRRMGHNYVGTEHLLLGLVREGEGVAAQVLVSLGADLERVRQQVLNMLGGASGGGQPGGHGQGCPAGGCKTASLDQYSKDLTSYAKEDKLDPVVGRAKEIERVIQVLSRRTKNNPVLIGEPGVGKTAIAEGLAQRIVSGNVPEILLNRRVVTLDLAGMVAGTKYRGEFEDRLKKVIEEIKQAGNIIVFIDELHTLIGAGAAEGAIDAANILKPSLARGEIQTIGATTLDEYRKYIEKDPALERRFQPIQVDEPTVEETIEILKGIRDKYEAHHRVSITDEALEAAAKLSDRYITDRFLPDKAIDLIDEAASRVRIKAFTAPPDLKDKEKLLEEIRKEKEAAINNQEFEKAAELRDREQAIVAELNQVRENWNQTKGGDNLVVSEEDIAHIVASWTGVPVKKLAQEESERLLNLEEILHKRVVGQDDAVKAVSRAVRRARAGLKDPKRPVGSFIFLGPTGVGKTELAKALAEALFDDEEAMVRIDMSEYMEKHAVSRLVGAPPGYVGYDEGGQLTEYVRRKPYSVVLLDEIEKAHPDVFNILLQVLEDGRLTDTKGRVVDFRNTVIIMTSNVGSTNLKTVGRVGFATNAGNAEEEYKKMKERSEEALRRTFRPEFLNRIDETIVFHALTRDHIKQIVDLMLREVAKRMEEHEVYLQFSEAAKEKLAEVGFSEEFGARPLRREIQRRVEDRLSEELIKGTFKKGDQVLVDAQDGEIVVRAAAMA; encoded by the coding sequence ATGTTTCAAAGATTTACGGAAAGGGCACAAAAGGTTTTGATTCTGGCCCAAGAGGAAGCTCGCAGGCTTAGATATCCCTATATTGGCACCGAGCATATCCTGCTGGGTTTAATCAAAGAGGGCGAAGGCATTGCTGCCAAAGCTCTGGAGCAAATGAATATTAGTGGGGAAAAAGTTAGAGCCGCAGTGGAGCAAATGGTTGAAACAGGGGACCAGGCAGTACTGGGAGATATTCCGCCAACTCCCAGGGCTAAAAAAGTTCTGGAATTGGCGGTGGAAGAATCCCGTCGCATGGGTCACAATTATGTTGGCACCGAGCACCTCTTGCTAGGTTTAGTGCGGGAGGGCGAGGGAGTAGCTGCCCAAGTATTGGTTTCCCTGGGTGCCGATTTAGAGAGAGTCCGTCAACAGGTGCTGAACATGTTGGGAGGCGCATCGGGAGGGGGGCAGCCTGGTGGACATGGTCAAGGTTGTCCTGCCGGTGGGTGCAAAACAGCAAGCCTGGATCAATATAGCAAGGATCTAACCAGTTATGCCAAAGAGGATAAACTGGATCCGGTGGTTGGTCGGGCTAAGGAGATTGAACGTGTTATTCAAGTTCTGTCCCGACGTACCAAAAACAACCCGGTATTGATTGGGGAACCGGGAGTGGGTAAAACTGCCATTGCCGAAGGACTGGCTCAGCGCATTGTGAGCGGCAATGTTCCGGAGATTCTCCTCAACCGTCGAGTGGTTACCCTTGATTTAGCTGGTATGGTAGCCGGGACAAAGTATCGGGGAGAATTTGAAGACCGCCTGAAAAAAGTAATAGAGGAAATTAAACAAGCCGGCAATATTATTGTGTTCATTGACGAACTCCATACTTTAATTGGTGCCGGTGCTGCTGAAGGAGCCATTGATGCCGCCAACATTTTAAAGCCCTCTTTAGCCCGGGGCGAAATTCAGACCATTGGGGCTACCACCCTGGACGAATATCGTAAATATATTGAAAAAGACCCTGCTTTGGAAAGACGTTTTCAACCTATTCAGGTGGATGAACCTACCGTAGAAGAAACCATAGAAATATTAAAGGGTATTCGCGATAAGTATGAGGCACACCACCGGGTAAGTATTACTGATGAAGCTTTGGAAGCGGCGGCTAAACTTTCGGATCGTTATATTACCGACCGCTTTTTACCGGACAAAGCCATTGATTTAATAGATGAAGCTGCATCCCGGGTGCGGATTAAGGCCTTTACCGCTCCACCGGACCTAAAGGATAAAGAAAAGTTGTTGGAAGAAATTCGTAAGGAAAAGGAAGCAGCCATTAATAATCAGGAATTTGAAAAAGCAGCAGAATTACGGGATAGAGAACAGGCTATCGTAGCTGAACTGAACCAGGTCAGGGAGAATTGGAACCAAACCAAGGGTGGCGACAATCTGGTGGTTAGTGAAGAAGATATCGCCCATATTGTGGCCAGCTGGACCGGTGTCCCCGTGAAAAAATTGGCCCAGGAAGAATCGGAAAGACTCCTAAATCTAGAAGAAATACTGCATAAGAGAGTGGTTGGTCAGGATGATGCCGTGAAAGCAGTATCCCGGGCGGTACGCCGCGCCAGGGCAGGCTTAAAGGACCCCAAACGTCCGGTTGGTTCCTTTATCTTCCTTGGCCCCACCGGGGTGGGTAAGACAGAACTGGCCAAAGCCCTGGCTGAGGCACTGTTTGATGATGAAGAAGCCATGGTAAGAATTGATATGTCCGAATACATGGAAAAACATGCTGTTTCCCGCTTAGTGGGCGCCCCTCCTGGTTATGTGGGCTACGATGAAGGCGGACAGTTGACCGAGTATGTGCGGCGTAAGCCCTACTCTGTGGTGCTGCTGGATGAAATAGAAAAGGCGCATCCGGATGTCTTTAACATCCTGTTGCAGGTGCTGGAGGATGGACGATTAACCGACACTAAAGGTCGTGTGGTAGATTTCCGCAACACCGTTATCATTATGACCTCTAATGTTGGCTCAACCAATCTTAAGACTGTTGGAAGAGTAGGGTTTGCCACCAATGCCGGTAACGCTGAAGAGGAATACAAAAAAATGAAGGAACGTTCCGAGGAAGCCCTCAGACGTACCTTCCGTCCGGAATTCCTTAACCGCATTGATGAAACCATCGTTTTCCATGCCTTAACCCGTGACCACATTAAACAAATTGTTGATTTAATGCTGCGGGAAGTTGCTAAGCGGATGGAAGAACACGAAGTATACCTGCAATTCTCGGAGGCAGCTAAAGAAAAATTAGCTGAAGTGGGCTTTAGTGAAGAGTTTGGCGCACGTCCGCTGCGCCGGGAAATTCAACGGCGGGTTGAGGATCGCCTATCCGAAGAGCTAATTAAAGGAACCTTTAAAAAAGGAGATCAAGTACTTGTGGATGCTCAGGATGGCGAGATAGTGGTGAGAGCAGCAGCGATGGCGTAG
- a CDS encoding CarD family transcriptional regulator: MFKIGDKVVYPMHGAGVIEAIEEKEVLGEKRQYYILRLPIGDMKVMIPINNSDDVGLRGVIDPKEVPTVMSVLKGQTSMMSTNWNRRYRANLEKIKSGDIYEVAEVVRNLLTRDKEKGLSSGERKMLENARQILISELVLAGELEEDSARSLIDGVFA, encoded by the coding sequence TTGTTTAAAATTGGCGACAAAGTCGTATATCCAATGCATGGAGCAGGAGTCATCGAGGCCATTGAGGAAAAAGAGGTTTTGGGCGAAAAGCGCCAGTACTACATTCTGCGACTTCCCATCGGTGATATGAAGGTTATGATTCCTATTAACAACTCCGACGATGTTGGGCTAAGGGGAGTTATTGATCCTAAAGAGGTACCCACAGTAATGAGTGTGCTGAAGGGACAGACCTCAATGATGTCAACCAATTGGAACCGCCGCTATCGTGCCAATCTAGAGAAAATTAAAAGTGGTGATATCTACGAGGTGGCTGAAGTGGTGCGCAACCTCTTGACCAGGGATAAGGAAAAAGGACTGTCCTCCGGAGAACGTAAGATGTTAGAGAATGCCCGGCAAATTCTTATTAGTGAACTGGTTTTGGCCGGTGAATTGGAGGAGGACAGCGCCCGTTCTCTCATTGATGGAGTCTTTGCCTAG
- the disA gene encoding DNA integrity scanning diadenylate cyclase DisA, with the protein MVKDEKIEDKLLKLLRLVAPGTPLREGLENILRAKTGALIVVGDSPEVMELAEGGFAINAEFTPAGLYELAKMDGAIILSDDAKRIIAANTQLIPDLIIPSSETGIRHRTAERVAKQCDKPVISISQRRSVITIYKGPIKYFLRDIGVILAKANQAVQTLEKYRSVSDKVINELSMMELQEVVTLYDVTRGIQRIEMVLRVKKELDRYISELGTEGRLIAMQMEELVANVEEEGLLIIQDYATTLGEKTPESIMKVIGSWPAEDLLDLVLIARALGYPGSASVLDQSVSPRGYRALRKIPRLPLPVIENLVATFKNLRTILTASIEELDEVEGIGEVRARSIKEGLTRYGEMLLQDRYKIQ; encoded by the coding sequence TTGGTGAAGGACGAAAAAATTGAGGACAAGTTACTAAAACTATTACGGTTGGTGGCACCGGGAACACCACTGAGGGAAGGACTGGAGAATATCCTGCGGGCCAAAACCGGTGCTTTAATTGTGGTGGGAGACAGCCCGGAGGTAATGGAATTAGCCGAGGGAGGCTTTGCCATTAATGCCGAGTTTACGCCGGCGGGGTTATATGAGTTGGCTAAAATGGATGGCGCCATTATTCTTAGTGATGATGCCAAAAGAATTATTGCGGCGAATACCCAGCTCATTCCCGATCTTATTATTCCCTCCAGTGAAACAGGCATACGCCATCGCACTGCCGAAAGGGTGGCCAAGCAATGCGATAAACCGGTGATCTCCATATCCCAAAGGAGAAGTGTTATTACCATTTATAAAGGACCCATTAAATATTTTCTCAGGGATATTGGGGTAATTTTGGCCAAGGCCAATCAGGCGGTGCAAACCCTGGAAAAATATCGTTCGGTTTCTGATAAAGTAATTAATGAACTTTCAATGATGGAACTACAAGAGGTAGTAACCCTCTACGATGTGACCCGTGGTATTCAGAGAATTGAAATGGTGCTGCGGGTAAAAAAGGAACTTGATCGTTATATCAGTGAGTTAGGTACAGAAGGGCGCCTCATCGCCATGCAGATGGAGGAGCTGGTGGCCAATGTGGAGGAAGAAGGTCTCCTGATTATCCAGGACTATGCCACCACCTTAGGGGAAAAGACACCGGAGAGTATCATGAAGGTAATTGGCAGTTGGCCCGCCGAAGACCTGCTGGATTTGGTGCTAATCGCCAGGGCTTTGGGCTACCCCGGCAGTGCCAGTGTACTGGATCAGAGCGTATCCCCCCGGGGTTATAGAGCTTTGCGCAAAATACCGCGACTTCCCCTGCCTGTGATTGAAAATCTGGTAGCAACCTTTAAAAATTTAAGAACCATCCTAACTGCAAGTATAGAGGAACTGGACGAAGTGGAAGGTATCGGTGAAGTAAGAGCCAGATCTATTAAAGAAGGCCTCACCCGCTATGGGGAGATGTTGTTGCAGGATCGCTATAAGATACAATAA
- a CDS encoding PIN/TRAM domain-containing protein, with protein MIRKTIYGLIILLFASLGFWVGLYTVSNNLVSIPTTLPQLELGIIALGTLLGLLVGVISAPWIIKGGLRLTVVVDQYLVKTPTQDLIMGSLGLIFGLIIANLLGAILSTMGAIGKIIWLLSTVFMGYLGLTVAVKKREDIVSLFSNLPRFGKEKLMKADGKTGQTKILDTSVIIDGRIAELCQSGFIEGVLIVPVFVVDELRHIADSADLLKRNRGRRGLDILNTMKKSPDIKVQIYENTKGLDDIAEVDAKLVKLGQKLGAKIITNDYNLNKVAELQGVKVLNINELANAIKPVVLPGEEMTVMVVKDGKESGQGVAYLDDGTMIVVDGGKRYIGQTISVLVTSVLQTAAGRMIFAKPKNTDKREPAGQVVGGVNAIG; from the coding sequence ATTATTCGAAAAACTATATATGGCCTAATTATTTTGCTTTTTGCCAGCCTAGGGTTTTGGGTGGGATTATACACCGTCTCCAATAACCTGGTAAGCATACCAACCACCCTGCCGCAATTGGAGTTAGGCATTATTGCCCTAGGGACACTATTGGGTTTGCTGGTGGGGGTTATCAGTGCACCCTGGATTATTAAAGGGGGACTTCGGCTTACTGTGGTGGTTGATCAGTATCTGGTGAAAACTCCTACCCAAGATTTAATCATGGGTTCCCTTGGACTTATTTTTGGACTTATTATAGCTAATTTATTAGGTGCCATTCTATCAACTATGGGCGCCATCGGAAAAATAATCTGGCTTTTAAGTACAGTATTTATGGGGTACTTGGGCCTGACGGTGGCTGTAAAGAAAAGAGAGGATATTGTTTCCCTATTCTCTAACTTGCCCCGCTTTGGTAAGGAAAAACTAATGAAAGCCGATGGTAAAACGGGGCAGACCAAGATTTTGGACACCAGTGTAATTATTGATGGCCGGATTGCTGAGCTTTGTCAAAGTGGCTTTATTGAGGGTGTTTTGATAGTCCCGGTGTTTGTGGTGGATGAATTGAGACATATTGCCGATTCAGCGGATCTGCTAAAAAGAAACAGAGGGCGCCGGGGACTGGATATCCTAAATACCATGAAAAAATCACCGGACATCAAAGTTCAGATATATGAAAACACCAAAGGATTGGATGATATAGCTGAAGTAGATGCTAAATTGGTTAAGTTGGGCCAGAAGTTAGGAGCCAAGATTATAACCAACGACTACAACTTGAACAAAGTGGCTGAACTTCAGGGTGTTAAAGTCCTAAATATTAATGAGCTGGCCAATGCCATTAAACCAGTGGTACTACCCGGTGAAGAAATGACGGTAATGGTGGTTAAAGATGGTAAAGAATCGGGCCAGGGTGTTGCCTACCTGGATGATGGTACAATGATTGTGGTTGATGGCGGCAAACGTTATATCGGTCAAACCATTAGTGTTTTAGTAACCAGTGTATTACAAACAGCGGCTGGTCGGATGATTTTTGCCAAACCAAAGAATACAGATAAACGCGAGCCAGCCGGGCAAGTTGTGGGTGGAGTGAATGCCATTGGGTAA
- a CDS encoding DUF1573 domain-containing protein yields MKDLLCDQFQNTVSEMLLCHRSILEIMSKMQESGVRVQRSVVQSVTSCGCQKIVADKKPLPEDATFFDLKVLLDSHLSGNLCPNCRENIEREIGRSLFYMAALCNLLDLNLYDIFIKEQKQLELLREYSLT; encoded by the coding sequence ATGAAAGACTTGCTTTGCGATCAGTTTCAGAATACAGTTTCCGAGATGCTGCTTTGCCATAGGAGCATTTTAGAAATAATGTCCAAGATGCAGGAATCCGGCGTACGCGTTCAGCGATCAGTGGTTCAGTCTGTAACATCCTGCGGCTGTCAAAAGATCGTGGCCGATAAAAAACCCCTGCCTGAGGATGCAACCTTTTTTGATTTAAAAGTATTATTGGATTCCCATCTTTCCGGAAACCTCTGTCCAAATTGTCGCGAGAACATTGAGCGTGAAATTGGCCGTTCCTTATTTTATATGGCAGCATTATGTAATTTGCTGGATCTTAATCTCTATGACATTTTTATCAAAGAACAAAAACAGTTGGAGCTTTTAAGAGAATACAGTCTCACCTAA
- a CDS encoding UvrB/UvrC motif-containing protein produces the protein MLCDRCQKRPAQVHFTQVINNTKKQMSLCTVCAAEMQAESMAAFPQLNLHDFLAGLINHHFTGNQLQTKAIPQVSCEKCGATEAQVAKSGLFGCSECYSQFGQRVKPLLKRIHGSSRHTGKVPRRTGGKAIITKEIRILKGQLQEAINQEEFEKAARLRDRIKELEQQLQ, from the coding sequence ATGCTCTGTGACCGTTGTCAAAAACGACCGGCCCAGGTTCATTTCACCCAGGTTATTAATAACACCAAGAAACAAATGAGCTTGTGCACTGTCTGCGCTGCTGAAATGCAGGCAGAAAGTATGGCGGCATTTCCGCAGCTTAATTTACATGACTTTTTAGCCGGATTAATTAATCATCACTTTACAGGTAATCAACTGCAAACCAAAGCCATACCACAAGTGAGTTGTGAAAAATGTGGTGCCACAGAAGCCCAGGTAGCCAAGAGTGGATTGTTTGGTTGCAGTGAATGCTACAGTCAATTTGGTCAACGGGTGAAGCCTTTATTAAAGCGTATTCATGGCAGCAGCCGACATACGGGCAAGGTACCCCGGAGAACCGGCGGTAAGGCTATTATAACCAAGGAAATACGCATTTTGAAAGGTCAGCTGCAGGAGGCTATCAATCAGGAAGAATTTGAAAAGGCAGCCAGGTTGCGAGATCGCATTAAAGAGCTTGAGCAGCAACTTCAATAG